The genomic window CCCAGACTATCGGGTCAGGGATCCAGCGTGGAGGAAACAGAAACACTGACCCCGGATCCTTCAGAGAGGTAGACAACATCCAGAGGAACGGCAGAACCGATGCCGACGCCAGGATCACCAGGGTGACATAGGTGGCGACGTTGGCCAGCGTCCTGCGGACGCTGCGCCGGCGCAGCCAGGCCTGAGGACCCGTCCTGGCAGCTCTTGAGGGGGCTATGGTGGCGCGCGTCGTCACATCTGCACGCTCCCTTCGTAGTAGACCCAGGCCGAGGACGAACGGAAGATGAGAGCCGTCATGGCCAAGATGATAGCGAAGAGCACCCAGGCAAGGGCGGAGGCGTAACCCATCCGGAAGTAGTTGAAGGCGTTCCAATAGAGGTACAGCACGTAGAAGAGGGAAGCGTTCGACGGTCCACCAGCCGTCATCACGTATCCCTGAGTGAACACCTGAAAGGAGCCGATAATCCCCATGACCAGGTTGAAGAAGAGGACCGGCGTCATATGAGGGACGGTGATGCGCGTCATCTTCTGCAGGCCATTGGCCCCATCCAGCTCGGCTGCCTCGTAGAGCTCTTCAGGGATGCCCTGCAGGCCCGCCAGGCAGATGACGATACCCCCACCGATGCCCCACATGCTCATCAGAATGAGAGCCGGAATCACCCACTCCGGGCTAGACAGCCAGCGCGGCCCCTCGATGCGAAACACCTCCCAGAGCAGGTAGTTGATCAGCCCGAACTCCGGGTTCAGGAGCCACACCCAGAGCAGAGACAGGGCCACCCCGGAGACGATACTGGGCAGGTACAGCATGGTGCGGAAGAGGCTCCGGCCAAACAAAGCCCGGTTCAGGAGCAGGGCGATTAGAAACTGAGCCACCAGGCGCAGCGGCACCCCCACGAAACTGTAGTAGGCGGTCACGCCCAGGGCGTGTACCGGCAACTTGTCCACGAAGAACATCTTATGGTAGTTGGCCAGCCCTACCCACACGGGCGGGCGCACTATCTCGTAGTCACAGAAGCTGAAATAGAAGGAGGCTACCATGGGGCCCAGGGTGAAGATGAGCAACCCCAGAAGGGCCGGCCCGATGAACAAGTAGAACAGCACGCCTTCTCGCCGCGAGGCGCTAAGCTGCAGACCCATCCAGGTGACTCCTGCTAAGCCTGTGGGAGGGGCCATTCCGCGGCCCAGTCCGGCAGAGGACGGCTCCGCCGTGGCCCCTCTCCTGGTTCAGCTAGTGGGCAAGTTAGCCGGTGTAGCCGGGGAAGGTGGACCTGGCCTTCTCCACGTTGGCAGCATAAAGCTCCTGCAGCCTTGCCTCCAGGGCGGGAGCGAACTCGTAGACGCACTCCTCGGCCGTCTTCTCGCCCAACCACAGAGGGTCGAACCCTGATCCCACGATTTGAGTCACCTCAGGCCACCCAACAGTGCGAACGTTGGGCGTCTCCAGCCCATGCGCGTAACCCAGCTGCTCCACCTCAAGCAGGCGCTCAGGGTCGGTCTTGTATTGCTGAGCCCACCACTCACGGAGTGACTTCCGGGAGGTACCGATGACGGCATACGGGGCGATCAGCTTCTGGCCGTCCACGCCGACGAAGAACTTGATGAGGTTCCAGCCCTCCTCCGGCTCGGCGCAGCCCCAGCCCATGCACAGAGGCCCCGTCCAGGTCATGATCCGCTGTTGGATCCCTGGCCCGCCCCGAGGGAAGGCTGCCATGCCCCAATTGAACTTGGCATCACGCACCATGCTGGGCCCGGCGATGCTAGCGTACATAGCGATGCGGCCGCTCATGAAGACGCCGCCCGCACCCAGGGCCGCTAGGGCTTCCGTCGCCTCACGACTGGGGGCCACCTGGTCCTTCCAGATCAAGTCGGCCCCGGCCTGGAAGGAGGCGATGACCGTCTCATCGAGGAAGTTGTGCCCCTGAGCGATGCCGTACTGGAACTGCTCGGGAAGGAAGGCGCTAGTGCCCCATAGCATGGGGAACTGGTTGTGGTTGAAGTTGCCGAACACCAGGCCGTACTGGTCCAGCCGGCCATCTCCGTCGGTGTCCAGAGTCAGGGCCTTGGCCATCTCGACCATCGTGTCCCAAGTCCAGGAATCGTCTTCGCAAGACGAAGGCGGGATCTCGATGCCGGCAGCATCGAACAGATCTAGGTTGAGGAACAGGCACGTGCATACGCCACCACGCGGCATACCCACCTGCTTGTCACCAAAGCGAAATGTCTCCAGGGCCACGTCCTCGAAGTCGCTCTGGTCGTACTGATCCCGCTCGATGTAGGGCACAAAATCGGTCACCATGTCTCGATAGAAGTAATCCACCAGCCCGGCGGTGAACACTGAGGCGAAGATCTCCGGAGGGGTGCCACCCGCAAATAGCGAGAGGAGCTTCTGCTCGCCCTCATTGCCGGAAGGCACCACCAGGTACTCCACGGTCACGTTGGGGCGGATCTGCTTGTAGATGCCGAAGGCGTCCTCCATGGAGCGCTTCTCGTTAGGATTGTTGCGCCAGATCACCGTGACCTTAGCTTCCCGTTCCTTCGGGATGACGGTGACCTCCTTCTCTACCACCTTCTCGATCACCTGCGGCGTTCCGGCGGCGGCGCAACCCGTGGCCAATGCTAGCCCACCCGCCAACGCTCCAGCCTTCAGTAGCGACCGCCTGCTCACGAGCTTCGTAGTAGCCATCCTCGACCTCCTACCTTCCGCGCAGCGAGAGAACTCGCAAGATTCGTGGATCGCCGGTGCTTCCATTGTACCTTGCACCCCAGCCCCCTAGAGAGCACACTTGTGACAGAACTGCGACCAAGCTGTGACCGTCTGGGGCAGGCCCTTCGGGGAGAGCCGATGACTCGCATCTCCGAGGAAAGCGTCCGCGAGGCGCTCCTGAACCTCTACATGCCCGAGGAACTGGCGAACTGCGCCCTGGCCCGGTTGCTGCCGGAGGCAGAGGAGGCCGAGGACGAGGTGCAGCGGGCCCAGGCCGTCCGCGGCGTACTGCTGGATGCCATCGAGAAGCTCCGCCTGCCGGCAGGGGCCGGACGCCCAGCTTCCGCCTCCCGCGCCTATGACTGCGTCCGGCTGCGCTACGTCTCCGGCTTCGATGTG from Anaerolineae bacterium includes these protein-coding regions:
- a CDS encoding sugar ABC transporter permease, producing the protein MGLQLSASRREGVLFYLFIGPALLGLLIFTLGPMVASFYFSFCDYEIVRPPVWVGLANYHKMFFVDKLPVHALGVTAYYSFVGVPLRLVAQFLIALLLNRALFGRSLFRTMLYLPSIVSGVALSLLWVWLLNPEFGLINYLLWEVFRIEGPRWLSSPEWVIPALILMSMWGIGGGIVICLAGLQGIPEELYEAAELDGANGLQKMTRITVPHMTPVLFFNLVMGIIGSFQVFTQGYVMTAGGPSNASLFYVLYLYWNAFNYFRMGYASALAWVLFAIILAMTALIFRSSSAWVYYEGSVQM
- a CDS encoding extracellular solute-binding protein, producing MATTKLVSRRSLLKAGALAGGLALATGCAAAGTPQVIEKVVEKEVTVIPKEREAKVTVIWRNNPNEKRSMEDAFGIYKQIRPNVTVEYLVVPSGNEGEQKLLSLFAGGTPPEIFASVFTAGLVDYFYRDMVTDFVPYIERDQYDQSDFEDVALETFRFGDKQVGMPRGGVCTCLFLNLDLFDAAGIEIPPSSCEDDSWTWDTMVEMAKALTLDTDGDGRLDQYGLVFGNFNHNQFPMLWGTSAFLPEQFQYGIAQGHNFLDETVIASFQAGADLIWKDQVAPSREATEALAALGAGGVFMSGRIAMYASIAGPSMVRDAKFNWGMAAFPRGGPGIQQRIMTWTGPLCMGWGCAEPEEGWNLIKFFVGVDGQKLIAPYAVIGTSRKSLREWWAQQYKTDPERLLEVEQLGYAHGLETPNVRTVGWPEVTQIVGSGFDPLWLGEKTAEECVYEFAPALEARLQELYAANVEKARSTFPGYTG